In Kitasatospora sp. NA04385, a single genomic region encodes these proteins:
- a CDS encoding helix-turn-helix domain-containing protein, translating to MDVQDGGAQACPITPVLDIVFSRWTTPILWTLNRFGRQRFVELNRNVGGITAKVLTQRLRQLERDGLVVRTYHPEVPPRVEYEISELGLSLAPLFAALTDWSAEHLPEVERARTAFDTAGA from the coding sequence ATGGACGTGCAGGACGGCGGCGCGCAGGCCTGCCCGATCACGCCGGTGCTCGACATCGTGTTCAGCCGCTGGACGACGCCGATCCTGTGGACGCTGAACAGGTTCGGCCGGCAGCGCTTCGTCGAGCTGAACCGGAACGTCGGCGGCATCACCGCGAAGGTGCTCACCCAGCGCCTGCGCCAACTGGAGCGCGACGGCCTGGTGGTGCGCACCTACCACCCGGAGGTGCCGCCCCGGGTCGAGTACGAGATCAGCGAGCTGGGCCTCAGCCTGGCCCCGCTGTTCGCCGCGCTCACCGACTGGTCGGCCGAGCACCTGCCCGAGGTCGAGCGCGCCCGCAC
- a CDS encoding MFS transporter: MSVHDALRAPAAVTEPGPVRRPGLILAFLCLAGFMTFLDVSIVNVALPTIEHELGISQTTLEYVVTTYGMVLGGFLLLAGRLADTFGRRRMLRLGLVLFALASLVAGLGHDAWELIAARGAQGLGAAFIATAALALLSGNFAEGAERNRALGAWGALSGLAAVVGVTLGGVLTDGPGWRWIFFINVPIGLVGALLAPRVVGESRAAGRGRGFDLAGAVSLTAALVLLIFTLGQTVSDGELPYARIYGGAALVVLLLAVFVVVERRTADPLIPFSVFRRKSLRAANVIAVLLLGTCVTLFFFASLFLQQVLDYSAVRTGFAYVPLAVLTAVGAGVASQLVTKVAAKPVLLVGLALATAGMLLLWRVPADASYLTDVLPAFVLMGLGLGASFVPVQVSAFAGSTEQESGLAAGLINTAQEVGGALGLAVAATWAFRRVAELTERAHGVPELVLKARTAVFHDAFLVGGVFAGAALLVTLVLLPFTKATGEPPVPRG, translated from the coding sequence ATGTCCGTGCACGACGCGCTGCGCGCCCCGGCCGCGGTCACCGAACCGGGGCCGGTCCGCCGCCCCGGCCTGATCCTGGCCTTCCTCTGCCTGGCCGGTTTCATGACCTTCCTCGACGTCTCGATCGTCAACGTCGCCCTGCCCACCATCGAACACGAACTGGGCATCTCCCAGACCACGTTGGAGTACGTGGTCACCACCTACGGCATGGTGCTGGGCGGCTTCCTGCTGCTGGCCGGCCGGCTCGCCGACACCTTCGGGCGGCGCCGGATGCTGCGGCTCGGACTGGTCCTGTTCGCGCTGGCCTCGCTGGTCGCGGGCCTCGGCCACGACGCCTGGGAGCTGATCGCCGCCCGCGGCGCGCAGGGCCTGGGCGCCGCGTTCATCGCCACCGCCGCGCTCGCCCTGCTCAGCGGCAACTTCGCCGAGGGCGCCGAGCGCAACCGGGCGCTCGGCGCCTGGGGCGCGCTGTCCGGGCTGGCCGCGGTGGTCGGCGTGACGCTCGGCGGGGTGCTGACCGACGGCCCCGGCTGGCGCTGGATCTTCTTCATCAACGTGCCGATCGGCCTGGTCGGCGCCCTGCTGGCGCCCCGGGTGGTCGGCGAGAGCCGGGCCGCCGGGCGCGGCCGCGGCTTCGACCTGGCCGGGGCGGTCTCGCTCACCGCCGCCCTGGTGCTGCTGATCTTCACGCTCGGCCAGACCGTCTCGGACGGCGAGCTGCCGTACGCCCGGATCTACGGCGGGGCCGCGCTGGTGGTGCTGCTGCTGGCGGTCTTCGTGGTGGTCGAGCGCCGCACCGCCGACCCGCTGATCCCGTTCTCGGTCTTCCGCCGCAAGTCGCTGCGGGCCGCCAACGTGATCGCGGTGCTGCTGCTGGGCACCTGCGTGACGCTGTTCTTCTTCGCCTCGCTGTTCCTCCAGCAGGTGCTGGACTACTCGGCCGTCCGGACCGGCTTCGCGTACGTGCCGCTCGCGGTGCTGACCGCGGTCGGCGCGGGCGTCGCCTCCCAGCTGGTCACCAAGGTCGCGGCCAAGCCGGTGCTGCTGGTCGGCCTGGCGCTGGCCACCGCGGGCATGCTGCTGCTGTGGCGGGTCCCGGCCGACGCCTCGTACCTCACCGACGTCCTGCCCGCCTTCGTGCTGATGGGGCTGGGGCTGGGGGCCTCGTTCGTGCCGGTGCAGGTCTCGGCGTTCGCGGGGAGCACCGAGCAGGAGTCCGGGCTGGCGGCCGGGCTGATCAACACCGCGCAGGAGGTCGGCGGCGCGCTCGGCCTGGCGGTGGCCGCCACCTGGGCGTTCCGGCGGGTCGCCGAGCTCACCGAACGGGCGCACGGCGTACCGGAGCTGGTGCTGAAGGCGCGGACCGCGGTGTTCCACGACGCGTTCCTGGTCGGCGGGGTGTTCGCCGGGGCGGCCCTCCTGGTCACCCTGGTCCTGCTGCCCTTCACCAAGGCCACCGGCGAGCCGCCGGTGCCGCGCGGCTGA